A segment of the Daphnia pulex isolate KAP4 chromosome 10, ASM2113471v1 genome:
cataagaaaagaaacgaaaaaaaaaacaattcattttcagTATGTGgtcgtgttttgtttttcatacaAATAAACGGCTGATTTCAtaggtttttctctctcaaaaatGTCATGTGCCTGCGTAGTGCGTAGGAAAAAACTACCGCAACTTCTTCAATTGGTTTCCTGCGCATTGGTCCAAGCAGACGattgtatttgaaaaaaaagtagtccGAAATGGCAGCGCGAAACATGTGGAAGTCTTATTTACTTTGGTGTGCAAATGAACATGTGTCATTCAGAATTCCTGTACGATATgaattttcaagattttaagtttatttcTAATTATAACTTGTTTTAATCCTCAGGAAGTTGAATCGGTTTTAGCTATGTACAAAATTCCACATACGTGGATCGAGAAAccagaagaaaatgtaaatacaACTTTATATTCGTAAATTTTGTATCAACTAATTATAtcacagacttttttttatagccTTGGATGCTGATTTCTATGCCAAGTGAAGATTGTGCAGTGAAGCTTATGAAAAGATGTGTCACTGTCCGGTCCATCATCGAGCTATGGGcacaatcaacaacaaaagagcATCTTGATGACCAGTTAAAAACCTTGCCTGCAGAGTTCACATCTTATTttaagaaggaaaataaattcaaagttGTGGTGGATATATTTAATAAAGTAATAAgccaagaggaaaaaatcgaaaaaattgaggtaagattttgaaacaaataaaattatctgACTGTATGAAAGTACATTAACAGTCTATCAGTCTTTCAGTTACCTGCCAATTCTCGGATCTGCCAATTTGAAAAACCCTGACGttacatattattattacgaatTCTTTGGGCTGGACGCTGGACGTATTCCTGAGAATccttttaattacttttttggcCGATGGGTAAAGAAATCAACTACTATTTCTTCTGGTATTACTCAAATAtcatcaatattttttctactGTTTCCAGATTTCCGATAGTGAACGAACAGCAGTAGCCAAATACTCCCTCAAAACTCGGCACTTTATTGGCAACACAAGCATGGATCCTCAACTGTCCATGATTATGGCAAACCTCGCGCAAATTGACAATGGCCATATAGTTGTTGACCCGTTTGTTGGAACAGGTTGCTTActactatttaaaaaacatgtaACATAGTAACTAAACGTCTTACATTTCAGGTTCTCTTCTGGTAGCAGCAGCTCATTTTGGTGGTTATGTTTGCGGAACGGATATAGATTACCTCACTATTCACGGAAGAATGAAACCAACTAGAGCTCACCAAAAGAAACGCCAGCCAAATGAAGACATCAAGGGAAACCTAAAGACTTATAACCTTTTTTCACGCTATTTGGATGTCTTCGTGGGTGACGCATCAACGCCCGTTTGGAGGTCGAATTTCCGTTTCGACTCCATCATAACTGATcgtaagaaaatgttttagtttTCCCTGAAGATTTTCACTTATGATTCAAATCGGCGAAATTCTCTACAGCTCCTTATGGAATTCGTGAATCAACCTATAAAGTGGGTAGCAAGAAAATCGCCCCTATTCCGGATGAGATGCTGTCGACACATTTTCCTTCTAAAACTCAGTACGGTTTAGGCGACATCTATAAAGATCTTCTTAATTTTGCCGCCAATAGTCTCAAACTGCATGGCCGACTGGTTTTTTGGATTCCAATCATACGGTAAGGTTTTCTAGCTTGGGTTTTAATAATTTGTCATATTGATTCGCAATAACTTCTTTGATAGAATGGAGTATGATCCAGACCTCCTACCTGAACATCCTTGTTTGGAAACTATAGCCAACAGTGAGCAGATCCTAAATTTGCATTCCAGCCGTCGATTAATAACTATGCAAAAGATTATGGAACCAAAGGTAAAATTCTGGCATAACTACACATGTAATTGAATACACATTAATTATACGTTTATGAACAGGAGGCTGAAGATTCAGCAATAATCCACAACCTACAGTACACATTTCGACACAAGTTCTTCAATACCAGCGAAATCAAAGGACATGGAAAGGAAGACGAAAGTGCGCGAAATCTAACGAAAAGAAGCAAACGGGGAAACGGAATAGCAAAATTGCCATGTGATAAGTAACCTAACAGTTTTTGAATATGCAATACAATACACAAGTGGGTAAGTGCATCGACCCgtccttttttaattcagtaagttattattattttcaaagcGTCATCTTCTTGGGCAGTCTAACATCGCCGACTTTGATAGGCGaaatgaaatcacagaaaatgttttcggCTTGAAATTGTGGAGAACTAAGTTCTAAAAGGTTGGaaatgaaaactgaaaagatgTAACTAGAAAAGACAAGAGGCTACTGTTGAAACCTGTCATCAACGACTCTACCGGCATCGAAGACCAAATAAACTTTGTCACAATGGAGGCAGCACTCgcagaagaaagaatttttctgtATCTGTCGCTAACCGTACGATTATTCCGAGTTGCATGCATGTTCACTGTCTTGGCGTTCTGTATGAGTCGATCGAAAGTACACGTTATTTACACACGTCCCATTTGTGAACGTATACGCGTATACGTTAATTACTTTGTTTCAGGAATGCCCCACCAGGTGTCACTGCagtttaataacaacaatggCTGCCATTCCCCACATTGAACATTGATTAGTGCCTGGTAGTGCTTAGTGGTCTGTCTTTCATGTTTCGATGCAGTATTATATCAGgtgaacatttttaaaatatttgtttggcgTTCGTTGCCTTGTAGATTCTCTGAAAGTCGTGCTGGTATTTTAATATAGTGTGTCCAGTTAAAGCGTGGTTAAATCGTTGAAACAACTGAacctgaagaaaagaagaatgcaAGTCATCTTGCGTCTTTTAACATATTTGTAGATCAAGAACTTGAATTGAATGATATTTTCTCCTGCTGTATCAgttgtaaaaatattgaaatagcGAGTCATGCCGGTGCTGCCAGCATATTTGAAGTTCACTCAGTTCAAGTGAGTGCTAAGTGTTTACCAGAAGAAAAGTGACATGTAGTTTCCTACATATGGTTTTCTGCCTAGTCGAATAATACTCtgcatttgtatttcttctacATCTATTTCCACATGagtgtttgattttttaactgCGAAAAATCTGTGTGAGAGGAGAATTGAATGATTGAGGCTGTGTAAagtcttctttcttctgtaTTCTATTATAGCAGTTGTAAACAAAGTTAATAAGAGTGAGACAAATGCAAAATATCTAACCttgatgtttttcatcaaattacaGGAGGAAACCTGAAAGTTGTGCAGCCTATCGTCGACTATTTTGTTCCAAATCATTGTATTCAGACTACTGATTGTGCCATCAAAATTATACTGGTatcaaccaacactagctttattacagtattgctgaaacatgtATTCTTGAATTCTTtgtctcatcttttattagaattcatcataattatctgctgtttgtattggattttctagatcaccaaccccagcacgGACCAGTCtatcattccatcttctagagaaccttgggTAACTGATTgatggtttcatgtgtaagtatacttgtcatgtcactgaactttcttcggtgcagtctaatatgtattttaagTATTGATCTGACTTCTCTTGAGGTCTATCTAAAATTCAAGAGATGATTTTGAGTGTAAACTGATGTTTAattactgtttaattattcttttagatcatagacgtcaagcacattgatgaaacaaattataaataacgtgacttatttttttaatttacaggtttctaaattggcattaCAGACTTTATGTgaagtcatgtcctttcaagaaaatggaCAAGGGCTTAGTCAACAAGATTCATTGTTTTCTAACTCGTCTCGTTCCGTTGAATCTCCCCTTTACTTCCTTACACAGGCCCTCTTGTTtggaggtattgctttctgttgctacatcttgtttgaatattactgtcatccaaataaatgttcattctgatTACAGGGTAATTCCTTCGTGAACTTCATCCATTGCTGAAAACCAACGAGATcatgctgtaattcaagaccGATAATTTGTCTAGTTagctaaattacaagtgcatatctgggctcccttcttttctgtggccccgtttccctaactaaccactaaccaacgcccgccggtggtcactcacccgctgtgaatccaggaggaggggagggctctggtcgaacggggacttggaaggcgcatgatccgatgaaaacttttggagggtcatgagtctaacccggaagcctagtatgactacatctccccggaaaaacttgcctcgtacttctctcttcttctcggtccagataaatatctctgggggccgtagacatatcctataacagcatgtgcgagttaaaacaatgcatccactacccaatgaaacaaatagccatggtttattttttgtggaaatctccgtcagtcaagttacaaagacgatgcagatttccgcaaaactaatccatcgctttttgtctcattgccgcagcggtggtggcgggttgcgtttaaactcgtgcagtagtaaaccgtcttgaaccggacgctctgtttattgaattttttgaacattttaaaaagaaaataaaatttgttcataaagtgtatttattttatttattatattacatGGTTAAATattggtttatagggttaaGGGTATAGATTTAATggttggtaggtgtatgttttcgcggtttgaaggattggaaggtatgtgtttgtggggtttggagattaatggGTAGGGATacatttgtagggttatagattCACTgcatttttatccaaacttgaaatatcccccctccaacatccaccactttcctttcccaaccccaaaaacatgtttattatttgtttgacatgaacatcccatatttgtttttgttgcttctgaacttataaatggtaaactgcaatagtcacgatgacaatttaacaaaatatgatgcaacttcggtaacacaacaccagcaccaaggaacggccaattgaacttgatgtagaaagatTTCACCAGAATAGGCTtcaacaacgtgccacatcaGACAGCAACAACGCGAACATAAAACACTAAACCTATAAccagaatgaaatgaattaatatacatgaataaatgtcactttacgttatttacaagagttaaagCCCTCGGCTGGCTGCATCAAGTCCATGTGTacgttgggcagcaacaaagaagctcataCTTTTACCAGACTGATAAtcctatttattaaaaaaaactcaattactatcaactatcaaggaaacaatgtcttaaattacaaaaacaaaaatgacataagTTAAAGTAAACTATGCAAACACAATCCTTCAGATtaaaagttgcaaaagaaCCTACAGCTATCAAGCATTTACAAGGTagacaactgaaaattctacaacaaaTAAGTTAAGAGATAGTCACCGACTAACTAAgtctgtagtctcacagttagaaagttgaacatatttacctgaatagttctgaagtgtttcttacaaaacaTACAGccggtacaggaaaaagaggaatttatccttggcatggttgtccaatttcaaagagctcaatttcacctacacgaggggaaaaaagagttacttataacaggaaatcaaatgcggttttgttttcttcttttcagacctGGAGTGTTACAATTCTGGCTCGGGCATCACTCAATGAGGGGAAAGAATTGAGGTAATCACTAGTTGTGATTGTGATGGGTAAACAATTTGAGGGGAAAGAATTGAGGTAATCACTAGTTGTGATTGTGATGGGTAAacaattttcaatcttttctttgatatcCAACTCTTACAGCACTCTGTGCAGAActctacaaacaaataatggttaaagctttattaaaatatcttttatACTGCCGGGTTCTCACTTTTCAATGCTTGGCAATGTCTCTCAAAAGCGGGTGGtgtcaagtgaagaaagttgggGATCGTCATTAACTCTGCATTAGCAAATTTACCAGGTGGTGTTGCACACGGAACAACCTAGCCCTGATGCAAGGGCAGCAGGACGCTAGCTGGATGGAAAGACCTGGCAACTGGCCAAACTAGAGGGCCAGTCTTCATCAAAAGCGCGTTATGTTGAAACGTGAACTGCTGCTCTCTTGTATACTTTACGTCCGTAAGATCTCATATTCAACGACTTGTTTGCACTCAGATCCAGCGAACGGAATTCGTCTTctcctaataaattttaacagaaaGCCGGTTACAGCACATGCCATTCACGTGTAAATAATCTAATGATACTAAGCGCgatttaaaaagatgaaagttaCCATACACTTTTAGAATTTCTTCATTATTGCGAAATGATGTGGGATAATTAGCAATGGGAGTTGACACAAACTGCTGAAATTACGGAAAACACGTAAGTTGACAATTGCAGACATTTTATTTGGCTCTTTTTAGGCAGACTAAGATACTGTTTCATCGCCATCTATGATTCACATTTACAACTGCGGCGGATTAAAAGTACCCGAcaacaatagaactccaataatttttaaaattcgagTTCTATTGCTGACATTAGAACTCCactatgcgacagtagaactccaattTAAAATTCTACTGTCTGgcattggagttctattgtcgggtactTTTAATCCGCCGCAGTTGTAAATGTGAATCATAGATGGCGATGAAACAGTATCTTAGTCTGCCTAAAAAGAGCCAAATAAAATGTCTGCAATTGTCAACTTACGTGTTTTCCGTAATTTCAGCAGTTTGTGTCAACTCCCATTGCTAATTATCCCACATCATTTCGCAATAATGAAGAAATTCTAAAAGTGTATGGtaactttcatctttttaaatcGCGCTTAGTATCATTAGATTATTTACACGTGAATGGCATGTGCTGTAACCGGCtttctgttaaaatttattaggagAAGACGAATTCCGTTCGCTGGATCTGAGTGCAAACAAGTCGTTGAATATGAGATCTTACGGACGTAAAGTATACAAGAGAGCAGCAGTTCACGTTTCAACATAACGCGCTTTTGATGAAGACTGGCCCTCTAGTTTGGCCAGTTGCCAGGTCTTTCCATCCAGCTAGCGTCCTGCTGCCCTTGCATCAGGGCTAGGTTGTTCCGTGTGCAACACCACCTGGTAAATTTGCTAATGCAGAGTTAATGACGATCcccaactttcttcacttgacaCCACCCGCTTTTGAGAGACATTGCCAAGCATTGAAAAGTGAGAACCCGGCAGTataaaagatattttaataaagctttaaccattatttgtttgtagagTTCTGCACAGAGTGCTGTAAGAGTTGgatatcaaagaaaagattgaaaattgtTTACCCATCACAATCACAACTAGTGATTACCTCAATTCTTTCCCCTCATTGAGTGATGCCCGAGCCAGAATTGTAACACTCCaggtctgaaaagaagaaaacaaaaccgcatttgatttcctgttataagtaactcttttttcccctcgtgtaggtgaaattgagctctttgaaattggacaaccatgccaaggataaattcctctttttcctgtaccggCTGTAtgttttgtaagaaacacttcagaactattcaggtaaatatgttcaactttctaactgtgagactacagacTTAGTTAGTCGGTGACTATCTCTTAACTTAtttgttgtagaattttcagttgtctACCTTGTAAATGCTTGATAGCTGTAGGttcttttgcaacttttaATCTGAAGGATTGTGTTTGCATAGTTTACTTTAActtatgtcatttttgtttttgtaatttaagacattgtttccttgatagttgatagtaattgagttttttttaataaataggaTTATCAGTCTGGTAAAAGtatgagcttctttgttgctgcccaacgtACACATGGACTTGATGCAGCCAGCCGAGGGctttaactcttgtaaataacgtaaagtgacatttattcatgtatattaattcatttcattctggTTATAGGTTTAGTGTTTTATGTTCGCGTTGTTGCTGTCtgatgtggcacgttgttgaAGCCTATTCTGGTGAAatctttctacatcaagttcaattggccgttccttggtgctggtgttgtgttaccgaagtt
Coding sequences within it:
- the LOC124205483 gene encoding tRNA (guanine(10)-N2)-methyltransferase homolog, producing the protein MAARNMWKSYLLWCANEHVSFRIPEVESVLAMYKIPHTWIEKPEENPWMLISMPSEDCAVKLMKRCVTVRSIIELWAQSTTKEHLDDQLKTLPAEFTSYFKKENKFKVVVDIFNKVISQEEKIEKIESFSYLPILGSANLKNPDVTYYYYEFFGLDAGRIPENPFNYFFGRWISDSERTAVAKYSLKTRHFIGNTSMDPQLSMIMANLAQIDNGHIVVDPFVGTGSLLVAAAHFGGYVCGTDIDYLTIHGRMKPTRAHQKKRQPNEDIKGNLKTYNLFSRYLDVFVGDASTPVWRSNFRFDSIITDPPYGIRESTYKVGSKKIAPIPDEMLSTHFPSKTQYGLGDIYKDLLNFAANSLKLHGRLVFWIPIIRMEYDPDLLPEHPCLETIANSEQILNLHSSRRLITMQKIMEPKEAEDSAIIHNLQYTFRHKFFNTSEIKGHGKEDESARNLTKRSKRGNGIAKLPCDK